Within the Eucalyptus grandis isolate ANBG69807.140 chromosome 1, ASM1654582v1, whole genome shotgun sequence genome, the region ACATCGCGGCCCAGAAGCTCCACGCCCTCCTCCTTCGCCTTCAGGTACGGCGACGTCGACCTCACGAACGTGAGGAACTCATCCAACCCCATCGCCCTCTCCGCCACGAACCGGACCGGCCCCGTGTCCTCCATCCCCTCCACCGGCTCGAACGGGAAATCCATGTCCCTGTACTCGTCGATCACCACCCTATGGGTCGGGCTCCAGTACGGGTTCGAGTCCATCGAGTAGAACTCCTCGTAGATCGAGTCGACCGGGCCGGTGACCCTCGGCATCGTGTAGCCCCACGCGGCGATCACGCCGTCCGGCTTCTTGAGCAAGCGCTTCGCCTGTCGGTAGAAATTGGGCCGGTCGAACCAGTGGAGGGCCATCGCGATGGTCACCAAGTCGACGGTCGACTCCGCGGCGACCTTCTGCTGGAGCTCGGCCCTCGACACGACCGAAGAAGTGAGCTCGTAGCGGATGTTGGGGAGCTTCTGCGCGAGCTCGAGCTGCTCGGGCTCACGTCCGTGGCCACGACGTTCTTGTAGATTTCTGCAAGCTGAGATCAACACGACTTACTATGGCCCCGCAAATTAAAACTCCGGAGATAGCGAAACAGACGGCAATCGACGGCGAGGAAACTCACGGATCGGGCGGCTTGGCCGCTTCCCGTGCCGACGTCCCAGGCGAGGTCGCGAGACGGCGTCTTGGATGCAATGAATTGGAAGAGCTGCGGCGGGTAGCTTGGCCGACCGTCCGCGTATCGCCGGGCTTGCTTCCCGAACAGCTCGgccatgtctctctctctctctcgtgcagGCAGATACGAGGAAACGAGGTGGGAGTTCAACCATTTCAACTGCGCATGCTCACTCCATCTCCATTATGCAAGCGGAGTGGTCCATCTGGGAAAGCGACAGCACCGTGTCGGATCGGCCCTCTTCGTCGCTCGTCACATGTTCCTTGTCTCGACCTTAAAGCTGCAAAAGAGAAATTGGAAAGGTCTCTGTTCCAGATAGCTTTGATTGATGGTCATTGGTTAAAATAAtagatgttgataattttgagggttatattaggaaaaactccaaaataatatatctataataaatttatctcaaattaatttattaattatatatatatatatatattttttttttatactaggAAACTCTATACGCGACTGCCCAGGCGGGTAAAGGCTGAGTGATGTTAGCGGAGGACCCACGCACCCCAACATCACACTTGGCATGGGTTTTGGACCTCCACTTTGGGCAATGATAATCTGAGCCTCTTTATTCGGCGGAGCACCACGGCCGATAGTATCATAAATATTTCttaacta harbors:
- the LOC104425361 gene encoding LOW QUALITY PROTEIN: putative methyltransferase DDB_G0268948 (The sequence of the model RefSeq protein was modified relative to this genomic sequence to represent the inferred CDS: inserted 1 base in 1 codon), which encodes MAELFGKQARRYADGRPSYPPQLFQFIASKTPSRDLAWDVGTGSGQAARSLAEIYKNVVATDVSXEQLELAQKLPNIRYELTSSVVSRAELQQKVAAESTVDLVTIAMALHWFDRPNFYRQAKRLLKKPDGVIAAWGYTMPRVTGPVDSIYEEFYSMDSNPYWSPTHRVVIDEYRDMDFPFEPVEGMEDTGPVRFVAERAMGLDEFLTFVRSTSPYLKAKEEGVELLGRDVVERYRRAWNEEGGEAEKVVKFPVFLRIGKVGNASSTD